One Cervus canadensis isolate Bull #8, Minnesota chromosome 1, ASM1932006v1, whole genome shotgun sequence genomic window carries:
- the DUSP14 gene encoding dual specificity protein phosphatase 14, protein MSSRGHSTLPRTLMAPRMISEGDLGGIAQITSSLFLGRGSVASNRHLLQARGITCIVNATIEIPNFNWPQFEYVKVPLADMPHAPIGLYFDTVADKIHSVSRKHGATLVHCAAGVSRSATLCIAYLMKFHNVCLLEAYSWVKARRPVIRPNVGFWRQLIDYERQLFGKSTVKMVQTPYGIVPDVYEKESRHLMPYWGI, encoded by the coding sequence ATGAGCTCCAGAGGTCACAGCACGCTCCCCCGGACTCTCATGGCCCCCCGGATGATTTCCGAGGGAGACCTAGGAGGCATCGCGCAGATCACCTCCTCGCTCTTCCTGGGCAGAGGCAGCGTAGCCTCCAACCGGCACCTCCTCCAGGCGCGCGGCATCACCTGCATTGTGAACGCTACCATCGAGATCCCCAATTTCAACTGGCCCCAGTTTGAATACGTTAAAGTGCCTCTGGCTGACATGCCTCACGCCCCCATTGGACTGTACTTTGACACCGTGGCCGACAAGATCCACAGCGTGAGCCGGAAACACGGGGCCACCCTGGTGCACTGTGCTGCGGGGGTCAGCCGCTCGGCCACGCTCTGCATCGCGTACCTGATGAAATTTCACAACGTGTGCCTGCTGGAGGCCTACAGCTGGGTCAAAGCCCGGAGGCCCGTCATCAGGCCCAACGTTGGCTTCTGGAGGCAGCTGATAGACTACGAGCGCCAGCTCTTTGGAAAGTCGACAGTTAAAATGGTACAGACACCTTACGGCATAGTGCCAGACGTTTACGAGAAGGAGTCCCGACACCTGATGCCTTACTGGgggatctga